The genomic stretch aaggaggaaaaggagggtgAAGCTGGCGGTACGTGTGCAGTTCAGCAGCAGACTGGAGAGCAGCTGTAGGGACTGCAGGTCTTGAACCTGGCACTCCTGGCGTGAGGATTGGCTTGGTCCTGCACAAGCTCGAGTCAGCGGTGGAGTTGTCACCAACTGCACCAGTGGGGCATTTGGTATGGTAACAATTGGCCCTGTTTCGTTAGGGACGAAGGGCTGCGGATTGATTCCGGAAAAGGGAAGGAGTTGCACCAAAAGCTGTGGCCATACTTCACGTCTGTGGGGTTGGAGAGGGATTCTTTGGAAATGGAAGGGACGTAACAAACGCCTGTTTCTCCTGCCCACCATGCGATGGGTGCTTGTGCTGACACAGTTCTCCACCCCCTCTCAAGAAGAGGTTCAGCCTGTACCCCTACAGTTCAACAGCCTGCAATGCAGGGGATTGTGTGTCTCCCCTCTAGCAGCATTTCTTTAGCAGCCGGGTTATCACTGGCCCTTTTCTTGCataaatgcagacaaatgcgGGCTGGGTAAAGAGGGAGGCTGGgtaaagagggagggagggaggggagggagggagggctgaaTGTAAAGGCATGCTGGTAATCCATGGCGAAGCAAGAAACACCAAGGCAACACCTGGTGGCTAGGCCCTGCTCCCCTGAAGCCTGATCGGCCAAGAGACAGCACACACTGCTCTGGAAGATGGAAACTCCTCCTGCCTTGTTCTAGGAGGCTCTCGAAAGGCTTACACTTCATCAGGAATAAACAGTCCCCTGTTGTTTTGCTAGAAGACTGCTTGGACCCCTCAGAGGATCTTGTGCTCCTTTTCCTAAGGGAGAGCACTGGTGAGGAGCTGACTCAGTTTCCTAAGGAAACCTCATCTGTCAGGAACACAAGTCAAATCCAGTGCCAACAGAGGCAACAGTGGTGTCCTTCTGGTTTGGGtcaaaaggaaaaccaggaaaGCTCAGGGACATAACCCATCCTGCAGAGCGCAAGACAGGACTGTGCTAAGCTCTCGCAATTGCTACGGCAGGATGTATCTGGGCAACCTCTTGGGACTCCCTCCGTGCGATCCAAAATGGACTCGTCCCTCATTTTGCAGAGACAACAGGCTTTCTAGGGGTAGTCCTGGTGTTCGTGAAGAGACTGAAgagactgctgctgccttccactACCTGCAGACCGAGCTCTCAGGCTGCCCTCATGTTCTTCCCCTGtccaccccccccacacaccccagCTGATGAGGTGGAAAATACActtggggaaaggagaggaggattTTTCAAACGTACCCATTCCGATCCAGGGTATTCCGGGGCTGTGTCTCTGTATCCGCTGAGGTGCGGGCACCAGGCATCGTACTTGCTCAGGAGCGAGCCAAAAACTCTGCGATCTCCGTTCCCTCAAGACCGAGAGTGACAAAGGTGCAGGGACAGCCCCGCtcttatgccctgctgtgtctACCTCAGCACCGACAAGGCTTTGTGACATCAGCGGCAGTGGGTGATGTCacaagagaaaaggcagcaccACATTTCGAGGCAAAGTCCAACCTGACAGGGAGCAGGTTTTGCACTCCTCTCCACAAGGGAAGGAATCCTACCGAAGCAAAATGTCTCCTACCAAGGGGTCAGCTCTTTGAATTCCCACCGAAGAGTGACAGATTTGGGAGCTACAAGAACCCTTCTTAGCCGCTGCTTTTGACACTCTGTAACAAGGAGGGCCTTCAGAGGTGACTGAAGTCAGGCACCAAGTACGTTCAGTGTTTCTCTGGCGGGGCCTCAGGTTCATGTTGGTGGCTCTTTCTTGCAGCCTGAGAAAGGCAAGGAGCCATAGGGGCACAAGGGGCAGGTGCCTTGCACGTTCATTTCTAGTTGTTGCCATAGGCACCGCACTCTGCGTTCCAGAGGACAGTAGACCTGTCTAGATGAGAGGAAGGGAGTGTACTCGACGCTGAGCATGCTGGCTGCTCCACGTCTTTCAGAGGCTGGAgtcctcccctcttccctaaCAACAGACACcttaggttttgcttttgtgccCGAACAAACGACTAGCAGAGTTGGCAAAAGCATGCTACTTATCCCCAGAAGGACAAGAGAACCTGTCCAATCGCAGATAAATGCCAGAGCTAGACTGTCCAAAGCAATGGCTCTGCCAGAGTGGGTGCTGTGTTGGATGAGAGCCAGGTTTAGGAGATGACAGAGGCACATCTGGCGCACGCCCTGGGGGAGTGTCGCTGCCCTGGAACACAGCTGgcccagcaggagcagctgaggcCCCTCGATGGCCATCAGAGGCAGCTTGAAGCCAGAGTTCCCCTCGAGGAAAGGTGTCTTGAGTTGGGCAGGACATACTGAATTGAAGTTGCCCTATTCCTGAGTGGGTAGGCCATCTGACGCAGTTCTGGGCACCCAAACTTTTACAGTGCGTTCCTGCTTCTCCGTCTGTGCTCCTGTTATCAGTTGGTGGTGCTTTAACTGCACATGTGTTCAGTCTTCCattaaaaccaaacatgaaTATATCTGTGGGAGAGGGTTCTTAGTCCTTTTTCCCATCCCCTCTTCTCCAGGGAAGTCTCCGATAAGGTCGTGGGTggagagaaggacagggagctCTCTTACCAGTTagcatcacaggcaaaacagacgcAAACTCAGCTTGGTGTAAATTAACGCAATTTATTGCCAGATGAAGCTGACACCTCTCCCCTGTCTTTGGGAGGATCACCGTGCACTCTGAATCGATACAGGCAGGTGTAGTCCGGGTGACCCCAGTTGCTCAGCACTTGCAGCCTTAAGTACTTCACGAACCAGAGAGCTCGTtctgaaaggagagaagaaatgagttgccttttcctctctggcGTTTGACTACTGACAGAGTAGCTGCCGCAGAGGGACTCGTTCAACAGCTTCCTTCCGGCTGCCCTGCGAGTTCTTTTGACCTATCCAGTCAAGACTTCTTATCAAGCAGCTACCTTGTGCTGATACTCTTCTCCAGCCCTCTCAGGAAAAGGTTCAGNNNNNNNNNNNNNNNNNNNNNNNNNNNNNNNNNNNNNNNNNNNNNNNNNNNNNNNNNNNNNNNNNNNNNNNNNNNNNNNNNNNNNNNNNNNNNNNNNNNNNNNNNNNNNNNNNNNNNNNNNNNNNNNNNNNNNNNNNNNNNNNNNNNNNNNNNNNNNNNNNNNNNNNNNNNNNNNNNNNNNNNNNNNNNNNNNNNNNNNNNNNNNNNNNNNNNNNNNNNNNNNNNNNNNNNNNNNNNNNNNNNNNNNNNNNNNNNNNNNNNNNNNNNNNNNNNNNNNNNNNNNNNNNNNNNNNNNNNNNNNNNNNNNNNNNNNNNNNNNNNNNNNNNNNNNNNNNNNNNNNNNNNNNNNNNNNNNNNNNNNNNNNNNNNNNNNNNNNNNNNNNNNNNNNNNNNNNNNNNNNNNNNNNNNNNNNNNNNNNNNNNNNNNNNNNNNNNNNNNNNNNNNNNNNNNNNNNNNNNNNNNNNNNNNNNNNNNNNNNNNNNNNNNNNNNNNNNNNNNNGAAGGGGTCTTGTGAGGCGTGAATTCTCACAACTGCTTCTCCGTTCGGTACCTGCAGGGTCCCGCCGAAGGCACTGGCTGCggttcagagcagagctgatgggCCAAATCAGTTCTTAATCCTCTGATGCTCACAGCAGGAATAAGAGCCAGGGCACCCTTCTCCATGGGAAcgtgctttcttcttctcctttcagccAGAAAATCATCCGGGAAACTGCTGGCCCTTCCCAGGAAGTCAGGGACACGTCTTCATCAAGCTGTCTACGCCAATCATTCCCAGAGCAGTCACCATGGACCATGCTTTAGGGACAGGCTTCCATGGAGACAGTATCTCCAGAGCTCCAAAGGACTTTGCTGTCTACGTAAGTGATTTCTCAAGAGTGGGGGCAGGGGGTCGCATAGCATTTCTAAGCGGGGGGTGAATACGGGTCAAAGAGTTGAGCGGCCTGCGGCTTCCTCCTGGCTCGCAGAAGAAACAACCTCCTGGCAGTTGTATTCCTCTTTTATCCAATGTACTGCTCAAAAGGAAGCTTGTGGGGCAAGAGGGTGGTCTAGGAGccacagggaaaagcagctggcACCGTGCACGCTCCTAAACCTTCTTGGCTTCCGATCCCAGGGGGCATTTGTGATCCCGAGGTTACCCCCTCTCACTGGCAATGTCTGCTCCTTTTCTGACTGCCCCCTTAGACTCGGTGAGTAGGCAAGTGTGGCATGCTACCGAGCTGCAGCTTCTCATCTTCTCCTTGTGCTCATCCTCCTTGGACTACATAGCTGAAAGCAAGCAGTACTTCACCAACGGAAGTTAAGTCTTCCCACGGTGTAACAGGCGCTCTTGTTTTCTCCACCCCCGGCTTTCTCTAGGGCCTGAGCACCATGAGGAGCAGGGAACCTTCCTGGGACGGTTCACTTTCCTGGCGGCGCTCAATCCCAGTCAGACCTTCCAGCTGAAGGTACGGGGACAAAGAGGGAGGGCAATCGTAGGAGAGGAGGAGACATGCGGTTGGCTGGGGAGAAGCTTCCCTGCCAAAGGGCTATAGGCAGCCCTCTCCTTGAGCGTGTGCCACGCTGACCTTTATTCCGCTTTAACTTCCTAACGGCATATGCCgttcttcttctcttttgttttgggtttaAGCTTCAGCGCTTACAACTGCTGCAGTTGAAGCTGAAACCAGCTTGACTGTCTGGACTCCAAGTGCATACACGTGGCCACATCCCGTAGTATGCACTACTACTGGCCTGCTAGTTCAAGACTAGAAATGCTGGGCTTTCTGAGGATTCTGTTGTTGCTGGTAGCAGTAGTGACAGGGAGGCCATTCTGTTTCAGTGGCTTTCTAGAGAAGGCAACGAGACATTCTACTACACCACTGGGTCTTCTGACTGTGGGAGCACGGGCCTCAAAGCAGGCGAGAAGAACTTGCCAATGTATTTGCTGAAGCTTCTGgtagctgcttcttcctttcctgttctgCTGGCCAAATGAGGAGAGCAAGATAAGAACACTTGAACCACGATAGGTCAAAAGACCTCGCAGGGCAGCCGGAAGGAAGCTGTTGAACGAGTCCCTTGCTGCAGCACTACTCTGTCAGTAGTCAAAtgccagagaggaaaaggcaactcatttcttcttctcctttcagaacGAGCTCTCTGGGTTCGTGAAGTACCTAAGGCTGCAAGTGCTGAGCAACTGGGGTCACCCGGACTACACCTGCCTGTATCGATTCAGAGTGCACGGTGATCCTCCCAAAGACGGGGAGAGGTGTCAGCTTCATCTGGCAATAAATTGCGTTAATTTACACCAAGTCGAGTTTgcgtctgttttgcctgtgatgctAACTGGTAAGAGAGCTCCCTGTCTTCCTCTCCACCCACGAGCTTATCGGAGACATCAGGAGTACATAGCAAGATATTCCgtattaaaagaaacaagaaaaatcagtcaCAAACATGCAGAAAGCCTGACAGCCACAGACTTGCTGCCTACACAGTAACATTAGCAAGGCCCTGCCTATACACCAAAGATTAAATTAATGCACAGTTCTCTATGTAGGAAGCAACTAAGGAACAACTGAATACAACCACCTCTTGTTACCTGTTTTCACAAGAGGCACCTCCTGCTTCAGCTTCTATCTTTCAGGTTGTTACTGATGAGACAATggaagcatgttttattttaagaaggaaaCTCTTACTTGGAAACTTAATTCATGGCCTAAGTTGCCTCTCTAGGCACACATCTAGTGAGCAGCCCAGCAAACGTTACACAAGTGAGTAGCAAGGCAAACCCAGGACACCTCAAGAGATCCCATAACTACACgagtctgtctttccttttcacccCCGAGTTCCCAAAGCaccaaggcaggagcaggcagggcagtcGTGCGCTCGGGTCACAccagggaggagagagcaggaacagCGCTCTGGCACCCAGGATTAGTAACAAcaatttctgctctgaactggGGCTTGGTCAATGTGCAAGTGCATGGCTCAGCCATGGCCAATGGCACAGCTGTTGCtggcgggcaggggcagcccgggcctctcctcacagagccACCCTGCGCCCGCTGCCCCGCCACTGCAGCTCGCTCCTCAGCCAGCGGGGACACTGGGCCTGCGGAGAGACGGCCTTCGAGAACAGCCTGTTCTCTCAGCAGCGCAAGGGGTGTGCACAGCTCTGCCGTCCTTCGGTCCGCTCATGGGGCCTGGGCTTGctcagggaggaaggaaagaggggaaagcaggggggagaggggacaggaggaggagacaggaggGGACAGGACAGGAGGGAAATGCCTGGATTTGCTCTGGATCAGCAAGTCTTTCCCAAAATGCGGGTTCgtctctgctgccagccacagccctgggcaggaggagctgtgtGATGGGAGCCGCTTGCATCGGCCAGGCTGGCACCTGGCAGGAGACAGGGCCTCTGCCCCCCGTCACACCGCCCGTGGtgagcccagcacccagggccttCCTCAGGCCCTCACCTTCCCCTGGGGGGACAGGGGGTCCTGAGACTCAGGTCAAAGCACCTGGTCTCTTACACGTCTATTTACCATGAAATTTTACCTGCCCCCCAAGATACAGCCACAGGCGGACTCTGAAGTAGCatacaaaaagaagcaaaaccttCAGGCAACTGTGCTGGGCTtcaccttggctggctgccaggccccacccagctgctctctcacccTTGAGCTACCAAAAAACCTTCGTGGGCACTTTTAGCATCTTCACATTTTCTCCTGCCTCCAGGGTTCTTAGCTTCTATCAGCCACAGCTTTGCCACATTCCCACTCGGGGTGGCTGGAGGCAGTTGGTTCTGCCCTGCTTGCCTTAGGTAGCTTTGGGCTGTCCCCACTCGCGACATCTGGTATAAACCCCTTGGTCCTGCTCAGCGAGCAGTTAGGATTGCTCCTGCCCCAACGAGGCAGCTGGGTGTTATTCCTGCCCCACTTGAGCTGGCCACTTTGGCCCCTGCCCCACCTGGCTCACCTAGTTTTCCCCAGTCCTGCTCGGGGCACTTAGCTGTACTCCTGCTCAGCTCAGGGCAGTTAGTTTTGGCCTGCTCCACTTGGGGAGGCTTTCGCTTTTTATCCTCCGCTTGGGGCATCCACTTGGCCACAGCCTTGCTtggctggcttttttttcatcatgtcCTCTCGGGACGGctggtttttccccctcttgctTGGCGAAGCTCCTGTTGCCCCTTCTCCACACATCGGTACCTGGATTTACTCCTGCGCTGCTCAGGTGGCTCTTTATGCCCTGCCCAAATCAGGGTGGCTAGCTTTGCTCCTGCCCCGCTTGGGGCATTGAgatttctccctgtcctgctcagGGCACCTCGTTCTGCCCCTGCCCTCGCCCCGCTCGGAGTGGCCATTTTTGCCAGGGAAATGGTGCTGGAGCCCTGGTGGTCCTGCTGTGGCAGAGGCAAAAATGGCCACTCCGAGCGGGGCGAGGGCAGGGGCAGAACGAGGTGCCctgagcaggacagggagataACTCAAGAGTTTTCAAGTTCAGAGTCCGCCTGTGGCTGTATCCTTGGGGGCAGGCAAAATTCATGGGAAATGAACGTGTAAGAGACCAGGTGCTTTGCCACCTGAGTCTCACGGACACAGTCCTGTACCTGGGAAGAGTGGAAAAGAAACCCTCGGTAACCGAATGTGCCAGCCAAAGCTGTGAACAGGCACGCTTACAGCCTGGGCAGGTTTTTATTCATCTGGCTGGTGCGGCCCGGGGAAGAGGTGGGAGCTCTGCCAGCGGATGAGACAGCTCTTCGCCAGCAGTGCGTGGGAAGCCCTGTGGCTTGCCAGCTGCTGGCTACGTGAGGTGCCCGGGCTGCGGAGGCTGCATGCCGCAGTGCATCCCGTGCGTCCCTGTGTGGCCCCGTGTCACAAAGGGGCAGTGATGCGGCACCCGCCGGCGCTTGTGAGCTCACCTGGCCAGGGCTTGATATCCTGAAAAGCGTGCCAGCGAAAGCTAGTTGGGCTGAGCTGGCCTTCGGGATAGCTCGGCTCCTTCCTTTGCGACTTGCGTGCCTACTGTTTTCGAACTGTTTGTCGTTTACTGCCCACTTCTCCACTGCCATCCTCTTTCCAAGGTAATTATGCTTTGATTTTCAGGCCAGATCGTAGAGTAGGTAGATACGGGATAAAAGTGTAGGCTGGTCTATACCTTCCAAGCCGTAGGCTGAACTATTACACCTTTATAGGCTGGCCAGAGATGGGCTATGGGTAGAGTTCCTATTTgttaattcttatttctttaccATATCCCGGCACAGGTAAGTAGGGGGGTGGCCATCAgaatgcagctctgcagcagttaCAGGTTCCACTGAAACACTTTGGATGGTGGATGCTGTTCTGTGGGtttcgtttggtttttttttttaatattatgttGAGCtacaattatttctttgcagtcaGGTGACGGGGTTTGGCTGATCTCCTCTTTCTGGAGAACACCCTGACATCCTTTGTCATCCAGAGCTTTCCCCTCTGTTCCTGAGAGGAGTGATGGCCGCAATGGGAAACGACTCCTGTGAGTAAGAGCTTCACCAGTGGGTTTGGCTTTTGCGAATGCCCCAAGGCAAGGGGCGTGGCTGGTGCTCCATCCCTGAATGTTGATGTGCTGACAGCCTAGAGTGAATTCTGGGCGCTTCGTGATAGCAGCCAGGCTTACTCAGGTGTTTTCGATTAgacacaggaaaacacattttgtcaCTCCTCTGCCACTACGTACAAGTCTTTGAAAGATGACGTTGCTCATAGAAAGATCTGACATCAGTAGGGTTACCTTCTGGCTAGgcacttgcttttgtttgtcaAGCTGCAatcaggaaaagggaagactTGAGCTGATAATCCAGTTCAAGACtccagagggaaaggaaggtaGCCCGAGGCACAGAAATCAGAGCGTGGGTTTGTTGGACTCTGGGCAGCGGGGGAGCAGACTATTTCCAAAACTGTTTCCTGACCAGTAAATGTCAATGGCAGCGCTAGGCTTCCCCCGATGTTTCTGGGTTGGAGGTTAGAGCTGGTGTCTGGGTGCTCCTGTAGAGAACTCGACTTTTAAAGATGCTCTTGTGCAACACATATCGCCTCATctcttttcaaatgtcatttctcTGCAGTCGTCATTGCCGAGGGAATGGCTCCGCCACAAAGGATCCTCTTTCCCCCGGAGAAGATTTGCATGGAGTGGCAGCGACGACAGAGAGCTGGAGCGGGACTCCACAACCTGGGCAATACGTGCTTCCTCAACTCCGTCCTGCAGTGCCTGACGTACACACCCCCTCTGGCCAACTACCTGCTCTCTCGGGAGCACAGCCGGTCCGTGTGAGTACTTTGATGAACATCTCCTTGTAAATCCGTTGGGCACTTGCCAAGGATTCCCAGAATCTGGAATTTGTTTTAGGAGAAAAGCAGCCCTTCTTTGTCAACCCCCCGAGTTGGTGTTCTTTGAACACTCAAGCCTAGAAGCCGCTTGTCGCATCTAGGTGTCTCATCTTCGGAAAGGCACCTCTTTCTAGCCCCGGGTCTCTGTCCCTGTTCCTGCAAGTTAAACCCTCTTTGCTTATTGCACAGAAAACTTCTGTCACTTTAGCATCCCTGTGAAGAACGCTTTCTACGCACAAAAATGTCCCGGGCTTGTTGGGACATTGGCACCTTGGGAGAAGCGGAGTGGAGACTGTTGTTATAAGTTCAAGGTCTCCATTAGGTTTCCCGTCGCTATGGAGATTTTGCTAACCTGAGAAAGCTTCCTTCCCTCCGTCTGTCCCTCTTCAGGTCGTCAGCAAGGCTTCTGCATGATGTGCATAATGGAAGCGCACGTTAACAAGGTCCTGTATTTCTCAGCCAGTGCCATCCAGCCTCGGGCTGTCATCAGAGTTCTCACACGTAAGTCATTTCAGGTGCTTTGACATGTTTTCTTCCGTTCTTGTAGGAGAGAGCTACTAACTTCTTCTTTCTTAGGAATAGGAGAACATTTCCAGCTTGGCATGCAGGAAGACGCCCACGAGTTCTTACGCTACACTGTCATGCCATGCAGAGAGCTTGTCTGAATGGAAGTAGCGAGTAAGCACAAGCAAATTACCTTTTCAATGTTCCCGAGCCCTTTGGACTCCTTGAGGTACTCCATCAAGGAAAACCTACGCTCAGGGTTTTCAGACAAAGCAAAACTCTTGGAGGAGGTAACTCTCTACCTTACCATTTGTTTCCAGCTTGGACATCTCTTCTCAAGCAACTACCATTGTCCATCAAATATTTGCGGGCGTTCTGAGATCCAGAGGTACTTTTCCACAACTCTTGCTCTCCTTGCAATGGTCTGTGCCCTTCTGTCTGCCTGTGCTAAACAGCTGATGGTGTGACTGGCGTAGTAGGTATGAAGAGCGTGAACGGGCACAGTCAGTCGACTTCCCCTATCGCTGAGCATTTCGATTTGCCTTCCAGTCACGTGCTTGAGCTGCAAAGGGGTGTCCGATTCCTACGAGGCCTTCCTGGATGTTCCTTTGGATATCGAAGTAAGAGGGTTTGTAATTGTGCTTCAAGACGTCCCAAGGCCCTGTAGCTTTCCAGAATCAACACAGTTGCCTTAAAAACATCATCCTGTGAACACAAGAGAGAGTGGTGTTGGGTGTGAGCTGGACTGGACGGTGTCCTTGTGGGGAGGCCATGGCAGCGGTCTCCCTGTAGGTGCTGGCTTTAAGCTGGACAAGTACGCATTATCCTCTCTGCACCCTTGACGTACTCTCATCCTTCTTTGCCCTCCCTCAACACCCGTCTGACTCCTAGGCTGACGGGTGgtattgttttcattattgatGACCCTGCACGCCATCGGTAGCTGAACTGAGCTGGTGGCACAGAGAGGTAGCTCTTGATAGCCCTGGGAATCCCTGGGAATGGAGGGAAATGTCCAGCATAACAGcctctttctgcctccttctGGACACTGCTTGCGGTTTCAGGGTGGGTCTCCTCAGCGTCATCTCGCTGGGTTTTTGCGTAAACTTCTAGTAAGTGTTAGGGCGAGGGCGTTTCCCTGAGCTCAGTGCTCTCCCTTCTCACTCCTCCAGGCAGCCTCATCTGTCACCGCAGCTCTGGAGGACTTTGTGAAACCTGAGCAGCTGGATGGCgaaaactgctttaaatgtAGCAAGTAAGATGATTACTAACGACATATTAATACTAGATCCTGCGTGAAGGTGCTGCATGTCATCTGTCATAAGTCATCTTTTCACCACGATACTGAGACGCAGCTTGTTTTACTATGGCCTTATGGTACCGACTAGCCTTAAAATAGCGTAAGGATGTGTGAGACATGAAAGGTTGTCTGGCCTTCTTGGGGCAAGACAGGGTGCACTTCAGCACTTGGCTCTCTGCTTGGTTTCAAGGTGTGACAAGATGGTTGCCGCCTCCAAGAGGTTTACAATCCACCACGCGCCCAAGGTTCTCACAGTGTGCCTGAAAAGGTTTGAAGCTTTCACGGGCGGGAAGATCAGCAAGGTGTGTACGCAACTGGAGTGCAACTTTCTGTTCCTGGAGCAGGAGATTTCCCAAAGCAGCACGCTCTTTCACAAGCTGTTCATG from Gymnogyps californianus isolate 813 unplaced genomic scaffold, ASM1813914v2 HiC_scaffold_38, whole genome shotgun sequence encodes the following:
- the LOC127028660 gene encoding LOW QUALITY PROTEIN: ubiquitin carboxyl-terminal hydrolase 42-like (The sequence of the model RefSeq protein was modified relative to this genomic sequence to represent the inferred CDS: inserted 1 base in 1 codon; substituted 1 base at 1 genomic stop codon); translated protein: MDHALGTGFHGDSISRAPKDFAVYGAFVIPRLPPLTGNVCSFSDCPLRLGPEHHEEQGTFLGRFTFLAALNPSQTFQLKNELSGFVKYLRLQVLSNWGHPDYTCLYRFRVHVVIAEGMAPPQRILFPPEKICMEWQRRQRAGAGLHNLGNTCFLNSVLQCLTYTPPLANYLLSREHSRSVXQGFCMMCIMEAHVNKVLYFSASAIQPRAVIRVLTRIGEHFQLGMQEDAHEFLRYTVXAMQRACLNGSSDLDISSQATTIVHQIFAGVLRSRVTCLSCKGVSDSYEAFLDVPLDIEAASSVTAALEDFVKPEQLDGENCFKCSKCDKMVAASKRFTIHHAPKVLTVCLKRFEAFTGGKISKVVAYPEYLDLRPYLSQTAGEPLLYALFAVLVHSGGSCHAGHYFCYTKASNGLWYKMDDTSVDVRGIDTVLKQQAYLLFYVRCSDLKIGERASSSPAPSYARSFLSQWGAGSKPTCSVDPQGLPRRTKHTVQEDSNKEELGFSPSSRCQRNGARERVRSRSPQWGNDLRSWFVDSTDYNHSARRRRRTGLPIRDHTLRDHAAPAPSNGSSRLAPTSSAALEQAC